A portion of the Solidesulfovibrio sp. genome contains these proteins:
- a CDS encoding flagellar biosynthesis protein FlaG: MHEIDPNAALGGAEPAASTGPADPPRSGGHASRAPSDRDTVRIESLVRATASRLVVDEATRITRIEILDPVTRQVLRAFPESDWLKVVRAARAMAEEAILDKRT, encoded by the coding sequence ATGCACGAAATCGACCCCAATGCCGCCCTGGGCGGCGCCGAACCGGCCGCCAGCACCGGCCCCGCCGATCCGCCCCGGTCCGGCGGGCACGCCTCCCGTGCCCCGTCCGACCGCGACACCGTGCGCATCGAATCCCTGGTCCGGGCCACCGCTTCCAGGCTGGTGGTCGACGAGGCCACCAGGATCACGCGGATCGAAATCCTCGATCCGGTCACGCGCCAGGTCCTGCGGGCCTTTCCCGAAAGCGACTGGCTCAAGGTGGTGCGCGCCGCCCGGGCCATGGCCGAGGAAGCCATCCTGGACAAGCGAACGTAA
- a CDS encoding class II fructose-bisphosphate aldolase, with translation MTKPDTAFEQALAVGRPPNVKKLFPNSRALLVSGKAIDRAMRKKGQAMTIAANARSSFVLRGALLAAQRADAAIILEIARSESNYCDVNMWNIARQADQAANELGVTVPVAIHADHYGIKKPGDVAEAKVEIPTLFEAGITSIAIDASHLPDAENLLANIDLAPFVPTWAGYETEVGEIKGKSGLSTPEEALFLIRGLNAHGIHPDWIALNNGTTHGIEASATGIQVELTARIHEVLAPYGISGAQHGTSGNSSEKLKEIAAKTATTKANVATALQMISWGVAVNDYGNAIIDAAGKFIKEPGKGLDDALWAEMTAYADGKAIKAGDYKKLNCAFEKRLLAQPAAVRARMSEAVAEFVYWLLTDVFGAGGTGPLAIEALLAAGSHDLGPKAGRIEDPAAWSREKILERAAAMTRDKGPEGDFDD, from the coding sequence ATGACCAAGCCCGATACCGCGTTTGAACAGGCCCTGGCCGTCGGCCGCCCGCCCAACGTCAAAAAGCTGTTCCCCAATTCCCGGGCGCTGCTGGTGAGCGGCAAGGCCATCGACCGGGCCATGCGCAAAAAGGGCCAGGCCATGACCATCGCCGCCAACGCCCGCAGCAGCTTCGTGCTGCGCGGGGCGCTGCTGGCCGCCCAGCGCGCCGACGCGGCCATCATCCTCGAAATCGCCCGTTCCGAGTCCAACTACTGCGACGTCAACATGTGGAACATCGCCCGCCAGGCCGACCAGGCCGCCAACGAGCTGGGCGTGACCGTGCCCGTGGCCATCCACGCCGACCACTACGGCATCAAGAAGCCCGGCGACGTGGCCGAGGCCAAGGTGGAGATTCCCACGCTGTTCGAGGCCGGCATCACCTCCATCGCCATCGACGCCTCCCACCTGCCCGACGCGGAAAACCTGCTGGCCAACATCGACCTGGCCCCCTTCGTGCCGACCTGGGCCGGCTACGAGACGGAAGTCGGCGAGATCAAGGGCAAGTCCGGCCTGTCCACGCCCGAGGAGGCCCTGTTCCTCATCCGGGGCCTCAACGCCCACGGCATCCATCCCGACTGGATCGCGCTCAATAACGGCACCACCCACGGCATCGAGGCCTCGGCCACGGGCATCCAGGTGGAGCTGACCGCCCGCATCCACGAGGTGCTCGCCCCCTACGGCATCTCCGGCGCCCAGCACGGCACCTCGGGCAACTCCTCGGAGAAGCTCAAGGAAATCGCGGCGAAAACCGCCACGACCAAGGCCAACGTGGCCACGGCCCTGCAGATGATCTCCTGGGGCGTGGCCGTCAACGACTACGGCAACGCCATTATCGACGCGGCCGGCAAGTTCATCAAGGAACCGGGCAAGGGCCTCGACGACGCCCTGTGGGCCGAGATGACGGCCTATGCCGACGGCAAGGCCATCAAGGCCGGCGATTACAAGAAGCTCAACTGCGCCTTCGAGAAACGGCTCCTGGCCCAGCCCGCCGCCGTGCGGGCGCGCATGTCCGAGGCCGTGGCCGAGTTCGTGTATTGGCTGCTGACCGACGTGTTTGGCGCCGGCGGTACGGGCCCCCTGGCCATCGAGGCCCTGCTCGCCGCCGGCTCTCACGACCTGGGCCCCAAGGCCGGGCGCATCGAGGACCCGGCCGCCTGGAGCCGCGAGAAGATCCTGGAGCGCGCGGCGGCCATGACCCGCGACAAGGGGCCGGAAGGCGATTTCGACGATTAG
- a CDS encoding transposase domain-containing protein produces the protein MQSLAFTASEVAGAMKISRQAVDKRARAEKWPSQLKGKNRYYALDGLPKEMHPALCIMFPERFPSTAPLEQEPTTVPDYNAEAIWEHYRSKSEAARQRAAEKHKLLIQVETLVDAGIKRCAAFDTVGKVNAISPKVIQNWYYGKGAKRGVRDYHKKDWLAVLVDEYTNAKPRQEENCHPMAWDWFLAHYLDRSRPTLADSYRRLQETAREHHWDIPCARTLKRRLESEIPPIQIAYLREGEKAMRRFYPAQERDKNCFMAGEAVNGDGLKFDKFWVEFEDGEVINTATAWIWQDVYSGKLLAWRLGKTENTDLFRLSLYDLTETVVPSFAWMDNTRVAANKAMTGRSPRRRRFKNQPSDPVGMMQKLGIEPRFTNPDQKVSNPGVKPVERAFGIGGIHDAVRFHPRFADRGISKATAIPVGELRAVLEDEVVRFNARAGRKSEVCQGRSYDAVFAESFVKYPVRKITNTQRSLLLLMQEVVRVHRDDGGIALDAGKGPHGRNRYWNERLPQYEGREVLAYFDPENLQNDVQVYTLDGNFICEAQWLPGTAFNDVEAAREWNKNKRRYLKAQKETAKAQQRMDKLEMARLYPSPTVPDQPKAAVIAPTFGGADLPGTAGLESVDEKRLEELRAGADNLIRRVAEQRRLDQEWELPTGRAALPGA, from the coding sequence ATGCAGTCTCTTGCCTTTACAGCATCAGAGGTCGCCGGGGCGATGAAAATTTCTCGCCAAGCGGTGGACAAAAGAGCACGGGCAGAGAAATGGCCCTCGCAGCTCAAGGGCAAGAATCGATATTATGCTCTCGACGGTTTACCTAAAGAGATGCATCCGGCGCTCTGCATCATGTTCCCGGAACGTTTCCCCTCGACGGCTCCTCTTGAACAGGAGCCGACCACCGTCCCTGACTACAACGCTGAAGCCATTTGGGAGCACTACCGCAGCAAGTCCGAAGCGGCCCGGCAGCGGGCGGCAGAGAAGCACAAGCTGTTGATCCAGGTCGAAACGCTGGTGGATGCCGGAATAAAGCGGTGCGCGGCTTTCGACACAGTAGGCAAAGTCAACGCCATCAGCCCCAAGGTCATTCAGAACTGGTACTACGGCAAGGGAGCCAAGCGCGGCGTGCGCGATTACCACAAGAAGGACTGGCTTGCCGTCCTGGTGGACGAATACACGAACGCCAAGCCGAGGCAGGAAGAAAACTGCCACCCTATGGCCTGGGACTGGTTCCTTGCCCACTATCTGGACCGCAGTCGGCCCACCCTGGCCGATTCCTACCGCCGCCTTCAGGAAACAGCGCGCGAACATCACTGGGACATTCCCTGCGCCCGGACCCTTAAACGCCGTCTGGAAAGCGAAATTCCCCCAATCCAGATTGCCTACCTCCGCGAGGGGGAAAAGGCCATGCGCCGGTTCTACCCGGCCCAGGAGCGGGACAAGAACTGTTTCATGGCGGGGGAAGCCGTCAACGGCGACGGCCTCAAATTCGACAAGTTCTGGGTCGAGTTCGAGGACGGCGAAGTCATCAACACGGCCACGGCCTGGATATGGCAGGATGTCTATTCCGGCAAGCTCCTGGCCTGGAGGCTGGGCAAGACCGAGAACACCGACCTCTTCCGGCTCTCCCTCTATGATCTTACGGAAACCGTGGTCCCGTCCTTCGCCTGGATGGACAACACCCGGGTGGCCGCCAACAAGGCTATGACCGGCCGTAGTCCGCGCCGTCGTCGCTTCAAGAATCAGCCCTCGGACCCCGTGGGCATGATGCAGAAGCTCGGGATCGAACCGCGTTTCACCAACCCCGATCAGAAAGTGAGCAACCCCGGCGTGAAGCCGGTGGAACGCGCCTTCGGGATCGGGGGCATCCATGACGCTGTGCGCTTCCATCCCCGCTTCGCGGACCGTGGCATCAGCAAGGCCACGGCCATTCCGGTGGGAGAACTCCGCGCAGTGCTGGAAGATGAAGTAGTGCGCTTCAACGCGCGGGCAGGCCGCAAAAGCGAGGTCTGCCAAGGACGCAGCTACGATGCGGTCTTTGCCGAGAGCTTTGTGAAGTATCCGGTCCGCAAGATCACGAATACCCAGCGCAGCTTGCTCTTGCTCATGCAAGAGGTTGTGCGCGTGCATCGTGATGATGGAGGAATCGCCCTCGACGCGGGCAAGGGGCCACACGGTCGCAATCGATACTGGAACGAGCGGCTTCCACAGTATGAAGGCCGCGAAGTACTTGCTTATTTCGATCCTGAAAATCTGCAAAATGACGTCCAGGTCTACACATTGGACGGGAATTTCATTTGCGAAGCCCAGTGGCTTCCCGGGACAGCGTTCAATGATGTCGAAGCTGCCCGCGAATGGAACAAGAACAAACGCCGCTATCTCAAGGCACAAAAGGAGACTGCCAAGGCGCAACAACGCATGGACAAGCTGGAAATGGCCCGGCTTTATCCCTCGCCGACGGTTCCGGATCAACCCAAGGCCGCTGTCATAGCGCCGACGTTCGGCGGCGCGGACCTGCCGGGCACGGCCGGGCTGGAAAGTGTGGACGAGAAGCGGCTGGAAGAACTTCGGGCGGGCGCGGACAACTTGATTCGGCGAGTGGCCGAACAGCGCCGCCTGGATCAGGAATGGGAACTCCCGACAGGGCGGGCGGCCCTGCCGGGAGCATGA
- a CDS encoding helix-turn-helix domain-containing protein: MKPDRYNTTTLSQAGCGSGCSSPSENSNLDFGKRLRKLREERGLSRNDLAKSLGVAMSSIQRFEEGSFPKGDIIIKICESLGTTADWLLRAIPSDEESISQGVDEKLFVIVLERLESFLNDTNIKLPPSKKARVALLLYKASAAKGEIDTSIIKTLSEVAS, encoded by the coding sequence ATGAAACCGGATAGATACAATACAACCACACTCTCCCAGGCTGGTTGCGGATCAGGTTGCTCATCCCCATCCGAGAACAGCAACCTGGATTTCGGTAAAAGGCTTCGGAAGCTACGCGAGGAGAGGGGACTTTCACGAAACGATCTTGCGAAGTCCTTAGGAGTCGCAATGTCGTCTATTCAACGTTTTGAGGAAGGAAGTTTTCCAAAAGGCGATATAATAATAAAGATATGTGAATCTCTTGGCACAACAGCTGACTGGTTGCTGCGCGCTATCCCTTCTGACGAAGAAAGTATATCACAAGGTGTTGACGAAAAACTTTTTGTTATAGTCTTAGAGCGTCTTGAATCTTTTTTGAATGACACAAATATAAAGCTGCCACCATCTAAAAAGGCACGTGTAGCGCTCCTTCTGTACAAGGCTTCTGCTGCAAAAGGCGAGATTGACACTTCAATTATAAAGACGCTTTCTGAGGTTGCATCTTAA
- a CDS encoding AAA family ATPase, translating into MELRAVNADSTMPLTGDVRELVRAEMERGGMSQAQVAREAGINSARLSQWLADKYQGDNATVDAAMRTWLKARSERASGDARLPGAPGWIPTATAKRVQAALFYAQMAGDIAVTYGGAGVGKTCTAMQYQRENPNVWIATMTPATSSLATCLERIALSVGIREVPQGALRIESAITSRIQGTGGLLIVDEAQHLSKAALEGVRSIHDLTQVGLALLGNESVYAQLTGGSRQAHFAQLFSRIGRRLRLNTPDKEDVEALLDAWSVPGDARENCRQVARQNGALRGLTKMLRVASMMAAGEGHALSNEHVRAAWCDLGGKA; encoded by the coding sequence ATGGAATTGCGTGCTGTCAATGCCGATTCGACAATGCCTTTGACCGGGGACGTGCGGGAACTGGTGCGCGCCGAAATGGAGCGCGGCGGGATGAGTCAAGCCCAGGTGGCGCGGGAGGCCGGGATCAATTCCGCCCGGTTGAGCCAATGGCTTGCCGACAAATACCAGGGCGACAACGCGACGGTGGACGCGGCCATGCGCACATGGCTCAAGGCACGGTCCGAGCGGGCTTCCGGTGATGCTCGTCTTCCGGGGGCTCCGGGTTGGATACCGACCGCCACGGCCAAGCGTGTTCAGGCGGCGCTGTTCTATGCGCAGATGGCCGGCGACATTGCCGTCACCTACGGCGGCGCGGGCGTGGGGAAGACTTGCACCGCCATGCAGTATCAGCGGGAAAATCCCAACGTCTGGATTGCCACCATGACGCCCGCCACATCCAGCTTGGCCACCTGCCTGGAGCGCATCGCCCTAAGCGTGGGCATCCGGGAGGTGCCCCAAGGGGCGCTTCGCATCGAATCAGCCATCACCAGTCGCATCCAGGGAACCGGAGGCCTCCTCATTGTGGATGAGGCCCAGCACTTGAGCAAAGCCGCTCTTGAGGGGGTGCGCAGCATTCATGACCTGACCCAGGTAGGTCTGGCGCTCCTGGGGAATGAGAGCGTCTACGCCCAGCTTACGGGCGGATCGCGTCAGGCCCACTTTGCCCAACTCTTCAGCCGGATCGGCCGCCGGCTTCGGCTGAATACCCCGGACAAAGAGGACGTCGAGGCTTTGCTTGATGCCTGGAGCGTGCCCGGCGACGCCAGGGAAAATTGCCGGCAAGTTGCCCGGCAAAATGGCGCATTGCGAGGCCTGACCAAGATGCTGCGTGTCGCTTCGATGATGGCCGCAGGGGAAGGCCATGCGCTGTCGAACGAGCATGTCAGGGCCGCTTGGTGTGATCTTGGGGGCAAGGCGTAA
- a CDS encoding PAS domain S-box protein translates to MPQASPPPRPFPTRQAYLLIAAGACLYLILGTLLLAANRNARRFHDHLMQADAAIDDLRLAVEKMHHLALLAAATGEQEFVARHTDTRASAQEQLRVLAQRAQEANLGTQPQTLAQLSEAVAGLQQEALERARRYEPGQAWAILRGLGYEEALGALRSALETCDAAISARADTALAAEERHATAALWCLAVFTPLFIVSGLRFVGRARRNTAAAIAAREALAASERRFRETFELAAVGIAHVSLDGKFLHVNERFAAITGYSPQELTATGFASITHPEDIDEDLTLIGRLLAGEIATYSMEKRYLRKDGDTIWAQLTVSLARDRDGAPLYCISVIEDIHARKAAEATARQNARTLTALLDATNDRVILADPDGRVLAINVAAAQSLGLTPKSAMGRLFSDLFEAPLAASRLGYLRKALDTGRIQRFTDARNGIILDHILAPLPGDGDGKPDKAALFARDATALVRAREEAEAASRAKSLFLANLGHEIRTPLNGILGMAQVLAGLSPTEEQRQCLDDIASASAALLTLMTDLLDLSLIETGQVELEEEVFTLGGILEAVTAEIGPLAAAKGLQCTVAASADIPPLVRGDGDKLRRALLALAVNAVKFTREGSVTITAQCHETCPGEDGGAAGMVVAIAVTDTGIGIAEGNLERIFEAFTQGDGSATRRFGGTGLGLAIARRLARLMNGEITVESTPGRGSRFTLRLPLTLPTLPFPPGAPA, encoded by the coding sequence ATGCCCCAAGCGAGCCCCCCCCCGCGCCCGTTTCCCACGCGCCAAGCCTACCTGTTGATTGCGGCAGGAGCGTGCCTGTACCTCATCCTGGGCACACTGCTGCTGGCCGCCAATCGCAATGCCAGGCGGTTCCACGACCATCTCATGCAAGCGGACGCGGCCATCGACGACCTGCGCTTGGCCGTTGAAAAAATGCACCACCTGGCCCTGCTGGCGGCCGCCACGGGCGAACAGGAATTCGTGGCCCGCCACACCGACACCCGGGCAAGCGCCCAAGAACAGCTGCGCGTCCTGGCGCAACGGGCGCAGGAAGCCAACCTCGGCACCCAGCCCCAGACACTCGCCCAATTAAGCGAGGCGGTCGCCGGTTTGCAGCAAGAGGCCCTGGAGCGGGCCCGTCGCTACGAGCCGGGGCAGGCCTGGGCCATCCTGCGCGGCCTGGGCTACGAGGAGGCCCTGGGCGCGCTGCGAAGCGCCCTCGAAACCTGCGACGCCGCCATATCCGCGCGTGCCGACACCGCCCTGGCCGCCGAGGAGCGGCATGCCACCGCCGCCCTGTGGTGCCTGGCCGTTTTCACGCCGCTTTTCATCGTCTCGGGCCTGCGTTTCGTGGGCCGAGCCCGGCGCAACACCGCCGCCGCCATCGCCGCCCGGGAAGCCCTGGCCGCCTCGGAGCGCCGGTTTCGCGAAACCTTCGAACTGGCCGCCGTGGGCATCGCCCATGTGTCCCTCGACGGGAAGTTCCTGCACGTCAACGAGCGCTTCGCCGCCATCACCGGCTACTCCCCGCAGGAACTGACGGCCACGGGATTCGCCAGCATCACCCACCCGGAAGACATCGACGAGGACCTGACGCTGATCGGCCGCCTCCTGGCCGGCGAGATCGCCACGTATTCCATGGAAAAACGCTACCTGCGCAAGGACGGCGACACGATCTGGGCGCAGCTGACGGTTTCCCTGGCCCGGGACAGGGACGGCGCGCCCCTGTACTGCATCAGCGTCATCGAGGACATCCACGCCCGCAAGGCGGCCGAGGCCACGGCCCGGCAAAACGCCCGCACCCTGACCGCCCTGCTCGACGCCACCAACGACCGGGTCATCCTGGCCGATCCCGACGGCCGCGTCCTGGCCATCAACGTGGCCGCCGCCCAAAGCCTGGGCCTGACGCCCAAAAGCGCGATGGGACGCCTTTTCAGCGACCTCTTCGAGGCGCCCCTGGCCGCATCCCGGCTGGGATACCTGCGCAAGGCCCTGGACACCGGCCGCATCCAGCGCTTCACGGACGCGCGCAACGGCATCATCCTCGACCACATCCTGGCCCCGTTGCCCGGCGACGGCGACGGCAAGCCCGACAAGGCGGCGCTGTTCGCCCGCGACGCCACGGCGCTCGTGCGCGCCCGGGAGGAGGCCGAGGCGGCCAGCCGGGCCAAGAGCCTGTTTCTGGCCAACCTCGGCCACGAAATCCGCACGCCCCTAAACGGCATCCTCGGCATGGCCCAAGTCCTGGCCGGCCTTTCCCCGACCGAGGAACAACGCCAGTGCCTCGACGACATCGCCAGCGCCTCCGCCGCCCTGCTCACCCTCATGACCGACCTCCTCGACCTGTCCCTGATCGAAACGGGACAAGTGGAACTGGAGGAGGAGGTCTTCACCCTCGGCGGCATCCTCGAGGCCGTCACGGCCGAAATCGGCCCCCTGGCGGCGGCCAAGGGCCTGCAATGCACGGTCGCCGCCTCCGCGGACATCCCGCCGCTGGTCCGCGGCGACGGCGACAAGCTGCGCCGCGCCCTGCTCGCCCTGGCCGTCAACGCCGTCAAGTTCACCCGGGAGGGAAGCGTGACCATAACGGCCCAATGCCACGAAACCTGCCCCGGCGAGGACGGCGGCGCGGCGGGCATGGTCGTCGCCATCGCCGTCACCGACACCGGCATCGGCATCGCCGAAGGCAACCTCGAACGCATCTTCGAGGCCTTCACCCAGGGCGACGGCTCGGCCACCCGGCGCTTCGGCGGCACGGGCCTGGGCCTGGCCATCGCCAGGCGCCTGGCCCGGCTCATGAACGGCGAGATCACGGTGGAAAGCACCCCCGGGCGCGGCAGCCGCTTCACCTTGCGCCTGCCGCTCACGCTGCCCACGCTCCCCTTTCCGCCCGGAGCCCCGGCATGA
- a CDS encoding regulatory protein GemA produces the protein MAKILEMPSALADLKARREERRQKLMGPGKKATDSRSESIRKGLLAKVHIAKAQLGLDDADWRAILEERFGVNSSALLSLGQLETLVSHLEKCGWKPTRARKPFDRHGKPHVATHDDTGMGREGQMRKIEALLAELGRAEGRYMPWDYAAAILKHQTGLTRLEYAEPIQLKGVIAALSKNIARKRKRADAANA, from the coding sequence ATGGCTAAAATACTTGAAATGCCGAGTGCGCTTGCCGACCTCAAGGCGAGACGCGAGGAACGCCGCCAAAAACTGATGGGGCCGGGCAAAAAGGCCACTGACAGCCGGAGCGAGAGCATCCGCAAGGGCCTGCTGGCCAAGGTCCACATAGCCAAGGCCCAGCTTGGCTTGGACGATGCCGACTGGCGGGCGATCCTGGAAGAGCGCTTCGGGGTGAACTCCTCGGCCCTCCTGTCCCTCGGCCAGTTGGAAACCCTGGTCAGCCACCTTGAAAAATGCGGCTGGAAGCCCACCCGCGCCCGCAAGCCTTTCGACCGCCACGGCAAACCCCACGTCGCCACCCATGACGATACCGGCATGGGCCGCGAGGGGCAGATGCGCAAGATCGAGGCCTTGCTTGCCGAGCTTGGCCGGGCCGAAGGGCGGTATATGCCCTGGGACTACGCCGCCGCGATCCTCAAGCACCAGACCGGCCTGACCCGGCTTGAATATGCCGAGCCGATCCAGCTCAAGGGGGTCATCGCGGCGCTTTCCAAAAACATTGCCCGCAAGAGGAAGCGCGCCGATGCTGCAAACGCCTGA
- a CDS encoding DMT family transporter produces MSGYLYVLAAASLWGLIGPLSKLSFAAGMDTVEVAFWRTTLAWVFFAAQAVIRRETRIAPRDLPAVAGFGVAGIAGLFGAYVVAVEAGGAALASVLLYTAPAWVALLSWLFLKEPMGGYKIAAVFATIAGVAGISLGPGFSGEAAFGGKAVFFGLLSGVTYALYYLFGKYYLGRYRTPTLFLYALPVGSLTLLPFVHFTRPTLAGAIPCLILALLSTYGAYSIYYAGLKRLEATRAAVVATLEPVIAAILAYAMFGERFSCVGYLGAGLIIGSVLLTIWDGARERLRAPLPRAAAGGRSG; encoded by the coding sequence ATGTCCGGATACCTCTACGTCCTCGCCGCCGCCTCGCTGTGGGGGCTCATCGGACCGCTGTCCAAGCTGTCCTTCGCCGCCGGCATGGACACGGTGGAAGTGGCCTTCTGGCGCACCACGCTGGCCTGGGTCTTTTTCGCGGCCCAGGCCGTCATCCGCCGCGAAACCCGCATCGCCCCCCGCGACCTGCCGGCCGTGGCCGGCTTCGGCGTGGCCGGCATCGCCGGGCTCTTCGGGGCCTATGTCGTGGCCGTGGAGGCTGGCGGCGCGGCCCTGGCCTCGGTGCTGCTCTACACCGCCCCGGCCTGGGTGGCGCTGCTCTCCTGGCTGTTCCTCAAGGAACCCATGGGCGGCTACAAGATCGCGGCCGTCTTCGCCACCATCGCGGGCGTGGCCGGCATCAGCCTGGGGCCGGGCTTTTCCGGCGAGGCGGCCTTCGGCGGCAAGGCCGTGTTTTTCGGCCTGCTCTCGGGCGTGACCTATGCGCTCTACTATCTTTTCGGCAAATACTACCTCGGCCGCTACCGCACGCCGACCCTGTTCCTCTACGCCCTGCCCGTGGGCTCGCTCACGCTGTTGCCCTTTGTCCACTTCACCCGGCCGACCCTGGCCGGGGCCATTCCCTGCCTGATCCTGGCCCTGCTTTCGACCTACGGGGCCTATTCCATCTACTACGCCGGCCTCAAGCGCCTGGAGGCCACCCGGGCGGCGGTGGTGGCCACCCTGGAGCCGGTCATCGCCGCGATTCTGGCCTATGCCATGTTCGGCGAGCGTTTCAGCTGCGTCGGCTACCTCGGCGCCGGGCTCATCATCGGCTCGGTGCTGCTGACCATCTGGGACGGAGCCCGGGAACGGCTGCGCGCCCCGCTGCCCCGCGCCGCCGCCGGCGGCCGGTCGGGCTAA
- a CDS encoding helix-turn-helix domain-containing protein, with the protein MLQTPETDDSGGLFQELVMQIGLRNACRLCASKGGRSVYLPIPENLSPDHWLVELLGTEDAAKVAGYMGGAKILLPLGPYGGQRGQTRLGIKMALANGHTVQQIAAMFGVTTRTVRRHKNGPAEHAQAKTDESKELIGALQKQARQIEATPIELIEVMRRLLRRVPKETLERALQRIRQDAAGQSETSDGPARPQK; encoded by the coding sequence ATGCTGCAAACGCCTGAAACGGATGACTCCGGCGGTCTTTTTCAAGAACTCGTCATGCAGATCGGGCTTCGAAATGCCTGCCGCCTTTGCGCCAGCAAGGGCGGCAGGTCTGTTTATCTTCCGATCCCTGAAAACCTGTCGCCTGACCACTGGCTGGTTGAACTCCTGGGCACGGAAGATGCGGCAAAAGTGGCCGGGTACATGGGCGGGGCCAAGATACTCCTGCCGCTTGGCCCGTATGGGGGCCAACGGGGCCAGACGCGTCTGGGCATCAAAATGGCCCTGGCCAATGGCCATACCGTTCAACAGATCGCCGCCATGTTCGGCGTGACCACCCGAACGGTCCGCCGACACAAAAATGGCCCGGCAGAACATGCCCAGGCCAAAACCGATGAAAGCAAGGAGCTTATCGGGGCGTTACAGAAACAGGCCCGGCAGATCGAGGCCACGCCCATTGAGTTGATCGAGGTCATGAGACGGCTTTTACGGCGCGTGCCCAAAGAGACCCTTGAAAGGGCCTTGCAGCGGATTCGCCAGGACGCCGCCGGACAATCGGAAACGTCAGACGGGCCGGCGAGGCCCCAGAAGTAG